The following proteins are co-located in the Telopea speciosissima isolate NSW1024214 ecotype Mountain lineage chromosome 9, Tspe_v1, whole genome shotgun sequence genome:
- the LOC122640473 gene encoding protein CLMP1-like — protein MGKSGGRKKKGGNGGGNGNTVTGDPPVSAANGVVDLDSSIFLKRAHELKEIGNKRFQAKDYAGAFEQYDNAIRLTPKSHPDRAVFLSNRAACLMQMKPIDYETVIADCSLALQVQPRFGRALLRRARAFEGLGKYEMAMQDVQSLLASDPNHRDALEIARRLRVALGPRQEAQQDLQSRPSPAALGASAVRGAPIAGLGPCLPARPAPKKATALGVGAATSPGNEAEKAQLLVAEDGAELKTQQPKSILKPSKASSESAPDSIKDNTKVQSSTSSPSSLSLPVNRQASESVAIRWRPLKLVYDHDIRLAQMPANCNFRMLREVVGSRFPSSKSVLIKYKDADGDLVTITCTGELRLAESSVDILPPKESETEKANGLGMLRLHIVEVNPEQEPQLMEEEEEKPVENEVAKGDDTGSRSSAGDSVVEVVDNEIVNTEQEALKEKSGVADDTECKEVEIDDWLFEFAQLFRTHVGVDPDAHVDLHELGMELCSEALEETVTSEEAQSLFDMAASKFQEVAALAFFNWGNVHMCAARKRIPLDDSAAKELMAAQLQSAYDWVREKYSLAGQKYEEALRIKPDFYEGLLALGQQHFETAKLHWSFALANKTDLACWDSTETIKLFDNAEEKMKAATEMWEKLEEQRAIELKDPSANKKDDLLKRRKKQGSNVDGGPSGNGGTGEVSADEAAEQATVMRSQIHLFWGNMLFERSQVEFKLGFDGWKKNLDTAVERFKLAGASEADISVVLKNHASNADGVEGEDKKVSNPSTNASTESDCKDGAKHIET, from the coding sequence ATGGGGAAGTcgggagggaggaagaagaagggtggtaaCGGTGGTGGGAATGGTAACACAGTCACGGGTGATCCCCCTGTATCAGCTGCTAATGGAGTGGTTGATTTGGATTCCTCAATCTTCTTGAAACGAGCCCACGAGCTCAAAGAAATAGGGAACAAACGATTCCAGGCCAAAGACTATGCGGGTGCTTTCGAACAGTACGACAACGCTATTCGCCTCACTCCCAAGTCCCACCCGGACCGTGCCGTCTTCCTCAGCAACCGTGCTGCTTGCCTGATGCAAATGAAGCCCATCGATTACGAAACTGTCATCGCCGATTGCTCTCTTGCTCTGCAGGTCCAGCCCCGATtcggccgagccctcctccgtCGTGCCAGGGCTTTCGAGGGTCTTGGTAAGTACGAAATGGCGATGCAGGATGTGCAGTCCCTTTTGGCTTCTGATCCCAATCACCGAGACGCTTTGGAGATTGCCCGTCGCTTGCGGGTTGCGCTCGGGCCTCGCCAGGAAGCCCAGCAGGATCTCCAGAGCCGACCTTCTCCTGCTGCCCTCGGCGCTTCTGCTGTTCGTGGTGCTCCAATTGCCGGCCTCGGCCCTTGCTTGCCGGCCCGGCCGGCTCCTAAGAAGGCTACAGCATTGGGGGTGGGAGCGGCGACGTCGCCTGGTAACGAAGCTGAGAAGGCCCAGCTCCTCGTTGCTGAAGATGGTGCCGAGCTGAAAACTCAGCAGCCGAAATCTATTTTGAAGCCTTCGAAAGCTTCTTCCGAATCCGCTCCTGATTCGATTAAGGATAACACAAAGGTTCagtcttctacttcttcaccaTCCTCATTGTCATTGCCCGTTAATAGGCAGGCCTCAGAATCGGTTGCCATCCGATGGAGGCCATTAAAACTCGTCTATGACCATGATATCAGGCTTGCCCAGATGCCTGCCAATTGCAATTTCAGAATGTTGAGGGAGGTTGTGGGTTCACGGTTTCCGTCCTCCAAATCAGTTCTGATCAAGTACAAGGACGCTGATGGTGATTTGGTGACCATCACCTGTACTGGTGAACTTAGGTTAGCAGAGTCTTCTGTGGATATCCTTCCACCGAAGGAAAGTGAAACAGAGAAAGCCAATGGTTTGGGGATGCTGAGGTTGCATATTGTCGAGGTGAATCCTGAGCAGGAACCACAGCtcatggaagaagaggaagagaagcccGTGGAGAACGAGGTGGCCAAGGGAGATGATACTGGATCGCGTTCTTCAGCTGGTGATTCTGTGGTGGAAGTTGTGGATAATGAGATTGTAAACACTGAGCAAGAAGCTCTGAAGGAGAAGTCGGGAGTTGCGGATGATACCGAATGCAAAGAGGTTGAGATAGATGATTGGTTATTTGAGTTTGCCCAGTTGTTCCGGACCCATGTGGGTGTCGACCCCGATGCCCATGTTGACTTACATGAGCTCGGGATGGAGCTCTGTTCCGAGGCTCTTGAGGAAACAGTGACAAGCGAGGAGGCTCAAAGCCTCTTTGACATGGCTGCTTCTAAGTTCCAAGAAGTAGCTGCTCTGGCTTTCTTCAACTGGGGGAACGTTCACATGTGTGCAGCAAGAAAGCGGATACCTTTGGATGATTCAGCAGCAAAGGAGTTGATGGCCGCCCAGCTTCAATCAGCATATGACTGGGTACgtgaaaaatattctttagcTGGGCAGAAATATGAAGAGGCTCTCCGGATCAAACCAGACTTCTATGAGGGGTTACTTGCATTGGGACAACAACATTTTGAGACTGCGAAGCTTCACTGGTCCTTTGCTTTAGCAAATAAGACTGATCTTGCATGTTGGGATTCTACAGAGACAATCAAGCTATTTGATAATGCtgaagagaagatgaaggcTGCAACTGAAATGTGGGAGAAGTTAGAGGAACAGAGGGCTATTGAGCTGAAAGACCCAAGTGCCAACAAAAAGGATGACCTCttgaaaagaaggaagaagcaagGATCAAATGTTGATGGTGGGCCATCTGGGAATGGGGGTACTGGGGAGGTTTCTGCAGATGAAGCAGCAGAACAAGCTACTGTGATGAGATCTCAGATACATCTCTTTTGGGGCAACATGCTTTTTGAGCGGTCTCAGGTTGAGTTTAAACttggttttgatggctggaagAAGAATCTGGATACAGCTGTAGAAAGGTTTAAGCTTGCCGGGGCTTCTGAAGCTGATATTTCAGTGGTGCTAAAGAACCATGCATCTAATGCTGATGGGGTCGAAGGAGAGGACAAAAAGGTATCAAACCCAAGTACCAATGCCAGTACTGAATCAGATTGTAAGGATGGGGCCAAGCATATAGAAACATGA
- the LOC122640243 gene encoding extracellular signal-regulated kinase 7-like: MEYVKGGKLFNKVAKGRLKEARKYFHQLIGAVNFFHSRGVYHRDLKPENLLLDENGNLGVMGSTGNKEGSRSRDEDEDEDTEFCCSDDILTKLLISLTTQMRLQIQALNRAGLDCDLAKAKSGFEGSLQEEEVPATDLRPAKTRAIACSSSGFSTFIALNVPIELRWATAAAAPWIPEMKGRAWRW; encoded by the exons ATGGAATATGTTAAAGGTGGGAAGCTCTTCAACAAGGTTGCAAAAGGGAGGCTTAAAGAAGCACGCAAATACTTCCATCAATTGATCGGTGCCGTCAATTTCTTCCATAGCCGAGGGGTCTACCACCGTGATCTCAAGCCGGAAAATCTCCTCCTCGATGAGAACGGCAACCTCG GAGTAATGGGCAGCACAGGCAACAAGGAGGGTAGCAGAAGTAGAGACGAAGACGAAGACGAAGACACAGAGTTTTGTTGCAGTGATGACATTCTTACAAAGCTTCTAATTTCACTTACCACTCAAATGCGTCTTCAAATCCAA GCTCTCAATCGCGCAGGTCTTGACTGTGATCTCGCAAAAGCAAAAAGTGGCTTTGAGGGAAGCCTACAGGAAGAAGAAGTTCCTGCCACTGATCTTCGTCCGGCGAAAACCAGAGCCATTGCTTGTTCTTCCAGTGGCTTCTCCACCTTCATTGCCCTTAATGTACCAATCGAGCTCCGCTGGGCGACGGCGGCGGCGGCGCCATGGATCCCAGAGATGAAGGGCAGGGCTTGGAGGTGGTGA